One Panicum virgatum strain AP13 chromosome 3N, P.virgatum_v5, whole genome shotgun sequence DNA segment encodes these proteins:
- the LOC120667985 gene encoding xyloglucan galactosyltransferase KATAMARI1 homolog produces the protein MGSGRAPAAALRAARWLLPLAVPACCVVWMLLAFAPPTPPALAVRRREGSQVSGWRIVGTMPGHEDIVHASPRPPERQETIDTAPAPPESRAAADTSPPPPPERELIVDASPPPPPKLDEITGASSPPPNHQARIGIPPSPPPPQVARQERQSRAATRAAVADRCAGRYIYVQELPNRFNTDLLRGCRSLSEWTDMCKHVANAGMGPRLTRTGGVLPPTGWYDTNQFTLEVVFHNRMRQYVCLTADASRAAAVYVPYYAGLDVGRHLWGFSNDVRDALAEDLVEWLRSTPAWAAHGGRDHFLVGGRIAWDFRRQDGGEWGSRLLLLPEARNMTALVLESGGPWHVGDVGVPYPTYFHPSRAAEVASWQRTVRRARRPWLFAFAGARRAGEGGTLRDTVIDQCARSRRCGLLQCGRGRRNDCYAPGNVMRHLKSATFCLQPPGDSYTRRSAFDAMLAGCVPVFFHPGSAYTQYRWHLPGDHARYSVFVPGDSVRNGTVRVEDVLRRFGRAEVTAMRERVVRMIPGIVYRDPRTPAGGFRDAFDIAVDGMIDRVGRIKRGLPPWEHEDDQRRWNGYFSSQ, from the coding sequence ATGGGGAGcgggcgcgcgccggcggcggcgctgcgggccgCCAGGTGGCTCCTGCCGCTCGCCGTCCCGGCGTGCTGCGTCGTGTGGATGCTCCTCGCCTTCGCGCCCCCGACGCCGCCCGCGCTCGCCGTGCGTCGCCGCGAGGGTTCCCAGGTCAGCGGTTGGAGGATCGTTGGCACAATGCCCGGGCATGAAGATATCGTCCACGCGTcaccgcggccgccggagcgtcAAGAGACAATTGACaccgcgccggcgcctccgGAAAGCCGAGCAGCAGCTGACacgtcgccgccacctccgccggaGCGTGAGCTGATAGTtgacgcgtcgccgccgccgccgccaaagcTTGACGAAATAACTGGCGCGTCATCACCGCCACCGAATCATCAAGCACGAATAGGGATTCCGCcttcgccaccaccgccgcaggTGGCACGTCAAGAACGCCAGTCGCGCGCGGCGACGCGGGCCGCCGTGGCCGACCGGTGCGCCGGCCGGTACATCTACGTCCAGGAGCTGCCGAACCGGTTCAACACCGACCTGCTCCGCGGCTGCCGATCCCTGTCGGAGTGGACGGACATGTGCAAGCACGTCGCCAACGCCGGCATGGGCCCGCGGCTGACGCGCaccggcggcgtgctcccgcCCACCGGCTGGTACGACACCAACCAGTTCACCCTCGAGGTCGTCTTCCACAACCGGATGCGGCAGTACGTCTGCCTGACAGCCGacgcctcccgcgccgccgccgtgtacGTGCCCTACTACGCCGGGCTCGACGTCGGCCGCCACCTGTGGGGGTTCAGCAACGACGTGCGCGACGCGCTCGCCGAGGACCTCGTGGAGTGGCTCCGCTCGAcgccggcgtgggcggcgcacggcgggcgGGACCACTTCCTCGTCGGCGGCCGCATCGCGTGGGACTTCCGGCGCCAGGACGGCGGCGAGTGGGGCagccgcctgctcctcctcccggaGGCCAGGAACATGACGGCGCTCGTGCTCGAGTCCGGCGGCCCGTGGCACGTGGGCGACGTCGGCGTGCCGTACCCGACCTACTTCCACCCGTCGCGCGCCGCCGAGGTGGCGTCCTggcagcggaccgtccgccgcgcgcggcggccgtggctgTTCGCGttcgccggcgcgcggcgggccgGCGAGGGCGGCACCCTGCGCGACACCGTGATCGACCAGTGCGCGCGGTCGCGGCGGTGCGGGCTGCTGCagtgcggccgcggccggcgcaacGACTGCTACGCCCCCGGCAACGTCATGCGCCACCTCAAGAGCGCGACTTTCTGCCTGCAGCCGCCGGGGGACTCGTACACGCGGCGGTCGGCGTTCGACGCCATGCTCGCCGGCTGCGTGCCGGTGTTCTTCCACCCGGGCTCGGCGTACACGCAGTACCGGTGGCACCTGCCGGGGGACCACGCCAGGTACTCGGTGTTCGTGCCGGGCGACAGCGTGCGCAACGGCACGGTGAGGGTGGAGGACGTGCTCCGGCGGTTCGGCCGTGCGGAAGTGACGGCCATGAGGGAGCGGGTGGTCAGGATGATCCCCGGCATTGTCTACAGGGACCCGAGGACCCCCGCCGGCGGGTTCAGGGACGCCTTTGACATCGCTGTCGACGGCATGATCGACAGGGTTGGCAGGATCAAGCGGGGGCTTCCTCCCTGGGAGCACGAAGATGATCAACGGCGGTGGAATGGGTACTTCAGCAGCCAGTGA